The genomic region CGGCCAGGCGCGCGGCCGACTCGAGCAGCCGCCACTCCGCCCGCCCCGGAGTGCGCGGCTCGCGGTAGTACATCGCGAACGTCCCATGGCAGGTCCCGTCCGCCGCGACGATCGGGACGGACCAGCAGGCGCGCAGCGCGTGGGCGGCGGCGAGGTCGCGGTAGCGCACCCAGCGCGGGTCGGTGCAGACGTCGTGCACCACCACCGGCACGCGATGGAAGGCGGCCGACCCGCAGCTGCCGGCTTCGGGACCGATGGCGATGCCGTCGATCGCCGCCGTCCAAGTGGGGGGGAGCGAGGGCGCCGCGCCCGCGTGGAGGCGGTCGTCGCGGCGGAGCAGCACGGAGCAGAGGAGGCCGGGCGCCTGCGACTCGATCATGCGGCAGAGCGCATCGAGCACGACCTCGAGCGGCGTGCCGGTCGCGATCATCTCGAGGATGCGGGTGTGGCCGGCGAAGAGGGTCGCGACCGCCTTGCGCGCGCGCCGGCCGAGCTCCTGCTGCCGCGCGACCACCACGGTGCCCGCCAGCGCCCCGACGACGCCGGCGATGCCGTAGGGGTCGGCGGGGAACGGGCGCCCGAGGGTCACGAGGGCGGCCGCCGCCCCGAGCCCGGACGCGAGCGCCACCGCGAGCTGGGCGCGTCCGCCCCACGGGATCAACGCGGCGGTGGCGACGTTGGCCGCGATCACCACGAGCGCCGCGACCTGACCGTCGCCGCGCAGGACCGCGGCGACGGCGCTGCTGGCGAACAGCAGGGCCATGGTGCCGGTTCCGGCCGCGAGCAGTCGTGCGGGCGTCCGCATGCTGCGGACGGCCCAGAGCGCCGCGCCGAGGAGCAGTATCTGTCCGGCCTTCAGGGCGAGCAGCGCGTCGCGCGCCTGCGGCTGCGAGAGCGCGTCCAGCAGAGTCGACCCGATCGCGATGGCGAGGAAGCCGGTGAGGGTGACCCGCAGGCGCTGGCCGAGGATCTCGTGATGATCGGGGGCTGCCACGTTTCTGACGGGGTACGCCGCGTAGGGGCCCCGCTGTGCTGCAACCGGCATGCCTCAGCCCACGGCGTGTGGTCGGCCCTCCGGGCCGGCCCTCCCGACCGGAGCGGGCGGCTCGCCGTGTCGGGATGATGGCGCTGTGCGTATGGATACGACGCTGCTGGCCGGTGCCCGGCGGGATTTGGTACGACGCCCGCACATGGCCAGCCCCCAGCTCGAGATGATCATCCAGCTCCTGCGCAGCCGCCCGGCGATCGTCGACTTCGACGTCGTGCGGCTGCGCCAGGGGCTCGAGGCGCTGGTCGGCACGAGCCCGGTCCCGGAGGGTGTCGCCTGCACGCCGCTGCGGGTCGCCGACGTCCCCTGCGAGTGGATCGTCGCCGACGGCGCGCGCGACGACGCGGTGCTGCTCTATCTGCACGGCGGCGGATACTGCATCGGGTCGATCAACACGCACCGCGCCCTGGTCTCGCGGCTCTCCGCGGCCACCGCGATGCGGGGGCTGGCCGTCGACTACCGTCTGGCGCCGGAGCACCCGTTCCCCGCGGCGCTCGACGACGCGACGGCGGTCTATCGCTGGCTGCTCGGCCAGGGAGTCGCGCCCGAGCGCGTGGTCGTGGCCGGGGATTCGGCCGGCGGCGGTCTCACGCTGGCGACGCTGCTCGCGACCCGGGACGCGCAGCTCCCGCGCCCGGCGGGCGGCGTGTGCCTGTCGCCGTGGACCGACCTCGAGGTGACGGGCGCGACCATGGACTCGCACGCCGAGCGCGATCCGATGATCCGGCGCGACGGC from bacterium harbors:
- a CDS encoding alpha/beta hydrolase; protein product: MASPQLEMIIQLLRSRPAIVDFDVVRLRQGLEALVGTSPVPEGVACTPLRVADVPCEWIVADGARDDAVLLYLHGGGYCIGSINTHRALVSRLSAATAMRGLAVDYRLAPEHPFPAALDDATAVYRWLLGQGVAPERVVVAGDSAGGGLTLATLLATRDAQLPRPAGGVCLSPWTDLEVTGATMDSHAERDPMIRRDGALRLAAAYLGAAPARTPLASPLHADLRGLPPLLVQVGTAETLLDDSVRLAERARAADVDVTLEPWEDMIHVWQAFAPLLPEADEAIAAIGSWVRARVP